One part of the Bicyclus anynana chromosome 8, ilBicAnyn1.1, whole genome shotgun sequence genome encodes these proteins:
- the LOC112049943 gene encoding serine/threonine-protein phosphatase 4 catalytic subunit has protein sequence MSDTSDLDRQIEQLKRCEIIMEAEVKALCAKAREILVEESNVQRVDSPVTVCGDIHGQFYDLKELFKVGGDVPETNYLFMGDFVDRGFYSVETFLLLLALKVRYPDRITLIRGNHESRQITQVYGFYDECLRKYGSITVWRYCTEIFDYLSLSAIIDGRIFCVHGGLSPSIQTLDQIRTIDRKQEVPHDGPMCDLLWSDPEDTQGWGVSPRGAGYLFGSDVVAQFNVSNDIDMICRAHQLVMEGYKWHFNETVLTVWSAPNYCYRCGNVAAILELNESLQREFTIFEAAPQESRGVPSKKPQADYFL, from the exons atgtctgACACGAGTGACTTGGATCGTCAAATTGAGCAGCTGAAAAGATGTGAAATTATAATGGAGGCTGAGGTTAAAGCCCTTTGTGCAAAAGCTCGTGAGATCCTCGTCGAGGAGAGCAATGTACAACGGGTCGACTCACCCGTCACG GTGTGTGGAGATATCCACGGGCAATTTTATGATCTGAAAGAGTTATTCAAAGTGGGTGGCGATGTACCTGAGACCAATTACTTATTCATGGGTGACTTCGTAGACAGAGGGTTTTATTCAGTTGAAACCTTCTTATTATTACTTGCTTTGAAG GTTAGGTATCCAGACCGTATTACATTGATCAGAGGTAACCATGAATCAAGACAGATTACTCAAGTATATGGATTTTATGATGAGTGCTTGAGAAAATATGGATCTATTACAGTTTGGAG gtatTGTACTGAAATATTTGACTATTTATCCCTATCGGCAATAATCGACGGGCGAATATTCTGTGTGCACGGAGGTCTCAGCCCTTCAATACAGACTCTGGATCAGATAAGGACCATTGACCGAAAACAAGAGGTACCACATGACGGACCCATGTGCGACTTGCTTTGGAGTGATCCTGAAg ACACGCAGGGCTGGGGCGTGTCGCCGCGCGGCGCCGGCTACCTGTTCGGCTCGGACGTGGTGGCGCAGTTCAACGTGTCCAACGACATCGACATGATCTGCCGCGCGCACCAGCTCGTCATGGAGGGCTACAAGTGGCACTTCAACGAGACCGTGCTCACCGTGTGGTCAGCGCCCAACTATTGTTACAG ATGCGGCAACGTAGCAGCCATATTGGAACTGAACGAAAGTCTCCAACGTGAGTTCACAATATTCGAAGCGGCCCCACAGGAGTCGAGAGGCGTCCCCTCCAAAAAACCACAAGCCGACTACTTCTTATAA